From Anopheles funestus chromosome 3RL, idAnoFuneDA-416_04, whole genome shotgun sequence, a single genomic window includes:
- the LOC125771802 gene encoding beta-1,3-glucan-binding protein 2-like, with protein MRMNSLRIVCGLFLVLPFSVSDPRKSIRYQPPKPRFEIFDPQGLIVWINADPGISSFTFHGKLNQQFTQHYDVGRWAQTITKIKNGRYLFIDREAKLVPGDTIFYRTVIVRNGQTYRTNSGSFTVQELRPAATPPPTSGSNFAVRSATTEMSYPYVLTPNERRTKDVRSTATQTDEFEDRMAKGCTKGYTTVNGQTVCDGQSLFEDDFNGHTLDMQKWRIENRFASDPDNEFVVYADFKDNIRVQNGKLAIRPTLFEEKFGPGATTKQFRFAEECTGHRSSRDCIRDTKIDFDMIPPVLTAQITTINSFRFMYGRVLIRAKLPVGNWIFPQLYLIPATDFYGRDGYASGLMRVAFVPGGPRLRNQLSGGLIVSDREPLRCSKMCTLTRNVQWNADYHEYGLKWTPEGIWMEVDGEVYCTIDPGEGFHKDILASKPQIANLWRLSGTRMAPFDKEFYLGLGVGVGGHNDFHQFEGKPWKDLGVKAMYTFWNARDSWYPTWNVNSTMLIDFVRVFGV; from the exons ATGAGGATGAACAGTTTACGGATAGTATGTGGTTTGTTTCTTGTGCTCCCTTTTTCCGTCTCCGATCCTCGCAAAAGTATCCGCTATCAACCACCGAAGCCacgatttgaaatttttgatccTCAAGGACTGATCGTGTGGATTAATGCTGATCCAGGCATTAGTTCCTTCACGTTTCACGGCAAACTTAATCAACAGTTTACCCAGCACTACGATGTGGGACGATGGGCACAAACGATaaccaaaattaaaaatggccGTTACCTATTCATTGACCGAGAGGCTAAACTCGTGCCTGGCGATACCATATTCTACCGCACAGTGATCGTACGTAATGGGCAAACGTATCGGACAAATTCTGGATCGTTTACCGTGCAAGAGTTACGGCCCGCAGCTACCCCACCACCTACATCCGGTTCCAACTTTGCGGTACGTTCTGCTACGACCGAGATGTCGTACCCTTACGTGCTAACTCCGAATGAACGACGCACTAAAGACGTGAGATCAACCGCTACGCAAACTGATGAATTTGAGGATCGCATGGCTAAGGGTTGCACCAAGGGTTACACCACAGTAAATGGGCAAACCGTTTGCGATGGTCAATCGTTGTTTGAAGATGATTTTAACGGACACACCTTGGATATGCAGAAATGGCGCATAGAGAACCGTTTCGCGTCCGATCCAGACAATGAGTTTGTCGTTTACGCTGATTTTAAGGACAACATAAGGGTGCAGAACGGCAAGCTAGCGATCAGACCTACTCTGTTTGAAGAGAAATTTGGGCCCGGTGCAACGACGAAACAATTCCGGTTTGCCGAAGAGTGTACGGGTCATCGTAGTTCGCGAGACTGTATACGTGACACTAAAATAGATTTTGATATGATACCACCGGTACTTACTGCGCAAATTACCACCATTAATAGCTTCAGATTTATGTATGGAAGGGTGTTGATTCGAGCAAAGCTACCGGTAGGCAATTGGATATTCCCGC AATTGTACCTCATCCCAGCCACCGACTTTTATGGACGAGATGGTTATGCTTCTGGACTGATGCGCGTTGCATTTGTGCCCGGTGGACCACGCTTGCGAAACCAACTATCTGGAGGGCTGATAGTAAGTGATCGTGAACCGTTACGCTGTTCGAAGATGTGCACGTTGACTAGAAACGTGCAATGGAATGCTGATTATCATGAGTATGGCCTAAAGTGGACACCGGAAGGTATATGGATGGAAGTAGATGGAGAAGTGTACTGTACGATTGACCCAGGAGAAGGATTTCACAAGGACATTCTAGCTAGTAAACCCCAAATCGCGAACCTGTGGCGACTCAGCGGCACTCGAATGGCTCCCTTCGACAAAGAATTCTATCTAGGGCTTGGGGTAGGTGTCGGTGGACATAACGATTTCCATCAGTTTGAAGGCAAGCCTTGGAAAGATTTGGGCGTGAAAGCGATGTACACGTTTTGGAACGCTCGAGACAGTTGGTATCCTACTTGGAACGTGAACAGCACCATGTTGATAGATTTCGTTCGTGTTTTTGGAGTTTAA
- the LOC125771789 gene encoding tRNA (uracil-5-)-methyltransferase homolog A produces the protein MEVDKVPPVVDESTPEEAVEKKAEKCEMKGEEYAYLDATGFTSELFKIEIRGLPKYYGIGELKKLLNVKMKLSTNKIKIMKPGSPFIFICFRNQEDREAAIKALDGYKWKGKELSAFEAKPAPDPLVRRRKEASGTEGEPMNIKRRTVEASATSLAYLSYEQQLKQKQSEMENVLQKFGKELWSSIPTLRVFVEKQRQEHGGLPCAFEPIRPSPMQDGYRNKCEFSIGKDAQGVKRVGFRVGSYTNGFLEVEPIAHLKHIPDCMKQAVALFEEFVQSSPFEVYSAETYQGYFRQMTVRMSHATGQVMVIVGVHLQSLSETEQKDMKAAIVECLTSETGKKAGICSIHFEVIQKRQQGQYTNPIEHLYGDTHIEDTILGLTFRISPGAFFQINTPAAQLLYQCAIDVAAPDRNTSLLDICCGTGTIGLCFARHCKQVLGVDIVEQAIKDAEYNAQKNGIENCKFFAGNADDLITSLIRQANISPEQQESLIAIVDPPRAGLHIRSITQLRNARGLDKLVYVSCSPQSAIKNWIDLMRPCSKQLRGDPFVAKKAIAVDMFPHTPHTELIILFERETEKKSESVAEEATVNDVRETHEGSQLSVDV, from the exons ATGGAGGTGGATAAAGTTCCGCCTGTAGTAGATGAATCTACTCCAGAAGAGGCCGTTGAGAAGAAAGCtgaaaaatgtgaaatgaaGGGAGAAGAATATGCGTACCTCGATGCCACCGGCTTCACGTCCGAGTTGTTCAAAATCGAAATTCGAGGACTTCCCAAGTACTATGGTATCGGT GAACTGAAAAAGCTTCTGAACGTGAAGATGAAgctttcaacaaacaaaataaaaattatgaaaccTGGCAGTCCATTCATTTTCATCTGCTTTCGCAATCAAGAGGATCGTGAAGCGGCAATAAAAGCTCTCGATGGTTACAAATGGAAGGGCAAAGAGTTGTCGGCTTTCGAAGCGAAGCCTGCCCCGGATCCTTTGGTCCGAAGGCGTAAGGAAGCATCCGGTACCGAGGGTGAGCCTATGAACATCAAGCGCCGCACGGTGGAAGCATCAGCAACGTCGCTTGCATACCTGTCTTACGAGCAGCAGCTAAAGCAGAAGCAGTCGGAAATGGAAAACGTACTACAAAAGTTTGGCAAAGAGCTGTGGTCATCCATTCCGACGTTACGGGTGTTTGTGGAGAAGCAACGCCAAGAGCACGGCGGCCTTCCTTGTGCATTTGAACCGATTCGACCATCGCCAATGCAAGATGGGTATCGAAATAAGTGCGAATTTTCCATCGGCAAAGATGCACAAGGAGTTAAACGCGTGGGCTTCCGAGTGGGAAGCTACACTAACGGTTTCCTAGAGGTTGAACCGATAGCACACCTGAAACACATCCCAGACTGTATGAAACAAGCAGTGGCACTGTTTGAAGAGTTTGTACAAAGTTCACCGTTCGAAGTGTACAGCGCCGAGACGTATCAGGGCTACTTTCGGCAAATGACCGTCCGAATGTCACACGCTACCGGTCAGGTGATGGTGATCGTTGGTGTGCATCTCCAATCGCTGTCCGAAACCGAACAAAAGGACATGAAAGCAGCCATTGTCGAATGTTTGACATCGGAGACGGGCAAAAAGGCAGGCATCTGTTCGATCCATTTTGAAGTGATTCAAAAACGTCAACAAGGCCAATACACCAACCCAATCGAACACTTGTATGGAGATACACATATTGAGGATACAATTTTGGGACTCACATTCCGCATCAGCCCGGGAGcattttttcaaatcaacACCCCTGCGGCGCAACTGCTGTATCAGTGTGCCATTGATGTAGCTGCGCCCGACAGAAACACCAGCCTGTTGGACATTTGCTGTGGAACTGGTACAATCGGTTTGTGTTTCGCTCGTCACTGCAAACAAGTGCTTGGTGTCGACATCGTTGAACAAGCCATTAAAGACGCGGAATATAATGCTCAAAAAAACGGGATTGAGAATTGTAAATTTTTCGCTGGAAACGCGGATGATTTAATTACTTCTCTGATCAGGCAAGCGAACATTAGTCCAGAGCAACAGGAATCATTGATAGCAATCGTCGACCCACCGAGGGCTGGACTTC ATATCCGCTCAATTACACAACTGAGAAATGCACGTGGACTAGACAAGCTGGTATACGTGTCGTGCTCTCCGCAAAGCGCCATCAAAAATTGGATCGACCTAATGCGCCCTTGCTCGAAGCAACTACGCGGAGACCCATTCGTAGCGAAGAAAGCCATCGCAGTGGATATGTTTCCACATACTCCACACACGGAATTGATCATATTGTTTGAACGCGAGACAGAAAAGAAGTCAGAATCTGTCGCTGAAGAAGCAACAGTGAACGATGTGCGAGAAACTCACGAAGGTTCTCAACTGTCCGTAGatgtttaa